The sequence TTAGATTTGATCTACTTTTAtccaaatatatctttaaaatcttttctcttgctcataaataaacttttttctcttctttggtATTCATGGAAAACTCATAAAATTAATCCTTCTGAAAAATTCCTCTTATTTAGATCCTTTTGCGATTTGCTTCAAAAGAAACTCTATATAGCCAAGTTGACTACTCAGCCGTCTATTCCATTGATTACAACGCCTTCCTtccttcaattattattactattccttgtgatgtagaaaaaaataaaaacgctcTTATCCctcaaattatcttttttgacaTCTACCACCAACTAATTTCTTCCCGTATGTCATTCTTTTGACGCTTCAAAAAACCAGCttgatgatgaaaatattcCTGATAGTTATGTAGGCTTTTTCATTTACTCGCCTTTTTCACATCTACAATTCCTCTTTAAAACTTACCTCTTTTCTTCTATATTCACAGCAGAAGCTTTAGCCATACTTCATAATCTAGAATATATCTTAACCAACTCTATCTCCAAATCCGTAATCTTTACCAACTCCAAAAGTGTTATCGAAGCTCTTCTCTCTATCAATCTGGCTCACTCACTCAATCACATTATCTTTGTTATCAAACAAAAACTCTACGAGATAAAATCTGTGGAATTTGAAAACTCCATCGTATGGATTCTAGCGCACTCAGGCATTCTTGGAAATGAAACGGCAGACTATTTAACGAAAAAAGCTATTTCCAAAGGCCAGATATCTCCAAAATTCTTCCCACATTCTGACTTCTACTCTATTTCTCGGAAGAAATACAATGATGACACAGTTAAATTCCTCAAGAACCAAGGCAACCAAGTAAAGGTAAAGGTAAGATCTAGTAAAGGAGTCAAGTATTTTAGTTCCTTTGAAATGATTACCTTAAAACCATAGTTCTACAAAGTTAAACTTAACCGAAAGAGCATCGTTTTTGCAGATTCAAAAGCGATCACTACCTACGATTATTATCTACGCTCTCAACCACAGTTTATACCGCTGTAATTTGGTTCCAGATCCCTCTTGCTCATATGGATCATCTAGACAAGACGCAGACCACATCTTTTGGAGTTGCCCACTACACGCACAAAGAAAGTTGCTTTTAACTCAGCTGAcaaaatacaagaaaattcCACCATTCGTGATTCAGGAGTTTCTGAGGAATCCTTCCTTTGAGATTATTTACgttctttacttttttcttaaatcctCTAACcttaacatataatttcacTTTCTTTCCTGTTGTTTTCCTATTTCCTACTTTTACTCTCGCTAACTAGTTGTTGGCCGGAATGTCTTGATCATATCCAGATCGGACATGaccatttaaaaaagaagaagaagaagatatcTTCGATTAGAAATCATGAAATACGCTTTCGATCTCTTGCATTCGTTGATTCTGTATGCCATAAGCGTCCCAGATAGTCAAGTCTGTTTAAACAGATTTTGTCAAACGTCtgctacaaatttttgttagcAGAAAGACCGCAGACTCTATACCAAatctgttatattaaataatgatagcagAACATCagcagaaatattacaaaatctgCTGACATAATTTGACAACAGATCAGTAGCAGAAATCAAGCAGAATTTGTACAGAATTATCATAGCAGATTGGCAGCAGAAATTGAACAGGATTGCGCAATGCAATTTGATGTCAGATTGGCAGCAGAAATCGAGCAAGTCTGCGCGTACGCATTTTGATGGCATATAACAGAAATCGAGCAGGATTTGCTAACATGACATAATATCAGATTAGCGGCAAAAACCAAGTAAGATTTGCGCACAATCTGACAATAAATTAGCAGCAGAAATCGAGcagaatttgtaataatttattaaaatagtagTTTATTTGTTTACCGCTATGCGACACACTATTCATTTTCTGTACTCGTATTTAAGTTCTTGTCATGAGCGCATATGAAGCCTGCAAAATGCGgctaataacatataattatttctatcagttcaattttttatacgatttccATATAGGGAATTCAGATTGAATTGATTTTTGGAAAATCGGACAGATAAAGGTCCGATTTCATTTATTCGGACAATTTTTGTCtaaataagcaaaattattcagttattatttataaaatagaaatttaagatataaaatagaatttccattaaataaaatcttttattgtataaattaaattatttaaattttcctatatttattatattaatattatatatttatatattattaatacaaaaaacagaaaatgacGTCCCgtgaatatgatatattgacTATTGACATCATTTTCATGAAACTTAATTtagaatgtttaattatttatgttatttgtgaccaaaatttattgtcattttgttacttgaaattctttaaatgtttaaatctatttaaatgtatcatgtctattttatataaatgtctagGAGCTGCAGAATCTGCTCGATTTCTGATGTCAATCTGTCAGCAGATTAGATTCGGTTTCTGTCGTCAATCTGTCGCCAAGTTATGTCAACAAAgtctgtttaaatttttccgcCAATGTCGACTTATTATATTAGCAGATTCTGCCGGCAAAACATTTGCTAAACACAGTTAATGTCAGTTTGCTAatagattttgattaaatctgTTATCAATCTGCCGTCATACTGCTAATATTTTGCTTAAAGGAGTAGTAGGTCTTCAACTAGTGCCAACATTTGCTCCTTTTATTGCTTTATAGCTACACttcctttttcttatattcatCATATTGATTCCGTGCTTCTTTTAATGCTATTAAAACTTCGTTTCAACGGTTTTCCAAAGTTGCAGCTACTAGGCGATTCGATGGATCCATTTCTTCATAACGTCTCTGTGCTAATTGTACTTCTTAATCtgctctttttatttacatttgttattCTACGTTTACATCCAGCGACCTGATTGCGGCCTGACTTATATTGTGATCCAAAGTAAGTCTAGTCATCAACCGTTTACACcgaaaaagatttaagaatTGCCGGGATTATATTCCACGCTACTCCGATTTAACCTTATTTAACTTTTGATagcttaataaaacaatagcgATCAAATAAGCTTTTAGGTCGCATTGCTCACGCCGAAAAAACAGACGCCCTATTTCAGGCCAGGTTACTAAAATTTGAAGTCTGATCTGAAGTTAGGTCGGGTCGCCTATTAAATGTTTACAGCAGGCGGcctaaataatttaagtcAAATTTGAGGTATAGACCGCGGTCTTAATGCTGGATATAAACGTCATTGTCTATCTAGCATGACCTAGAGTGACCTCGTTATTTCAGTTCTTCAAATGCTTTTACGGCAACCTCAATTTACGCAGGTTCCATGActtctaatttctttttacaatagtTTTATCCAAAGGATTtccataaacaaaaaaaaacagtttttactatttgcttttcattttttttccagttATATTCATAGGGTACAAAAAtaccatttttttcctttatattttatactatattcGCTATCCTCTTTTCACATATgtcttatttattacatagttTAATTCAAGGTAGAAGAACGAGTAATTTCTGGCAATACTGTTAATGAATCAGATGAACTGTTAGGATAAGATTTATAACAAAGCGATGACGAACTGAATTATTTGTACTTGTGAAAGATGGACTATtgtcagttttattttcttgattactaatataatgagatatttaacaaatttttcatgttttagtTAACTGAAGAATATTCTTACAAACTCTTAACAGACAGAAA is a genomic window of Cataglyphis hispanica isolate Lineage 1 chromosome 5, ULB_Chis1_1.0, whole genome shotgun sequence containing:
- the LOC126849580 gene encoding uncharacterized protein LOC126849580, giving the protein MAKNIEDSYVAFALNSLLSEAHSSLPKANKESQKRPVSQDIPYVTTNSPHSKSDESINSHSTSASESTISLTDNIRYNRYLVNNAGSFYVHMQHILNSNSPLHQTWLTTDKNFSIKDYIIRQDGSSNKSGAFDASKNQLDDENIPDSYVGFFIYSPFSHLQFLFKTYLFSSIFTAEALAILHNLEYILTNSISKSVIFTNSKSVIEALLSINLAHSLNHIIFVIKQKLYEIKSVEFENSIVWILAHSGILGNETADYLTKKAISKGQISPKFFPHSDFYSISRKKYNDDTVKFLKNQGNQVKVKIPLAHMDHLDKTQTTSFGVAHYTHKESCF